A window of Ruania suaedae contains these coding sequences:
- a CDS encoding IS481 family transposase: MDNKRRLVVTAVNSGQSQSAIARRYGVSQSWISKLMARYRLEGEAAFVPRSRRPHTTPRATDAEVVELIVAIRARLSRAGLDCGAETIAWHLGHTHHIEVHRATIHRILTRAGLITAEPKKRPKSSYVRFEAAQPNECWQSDFTHYRLTRPSGRAGADTEIITWLDDHSRAVLHLSAHKAITSTIVAATFAQTAREHGYPASTLTDNGLVYTVRLASKKRRGGRTALETELHRRGIIQKNGKPGHPTTQGKVERFQQTLKKWLRARPDQPTTITALQALLDEFTTEYNHRRPHRSLPHRATPATAYTTRPKATPATTPGEPHHRVRHDRVDTAGKVTLRHGGTLHHIGIGRTHARTPVILLIADLDITIINAATGEILRELTLDPTKRYQPTGRPPGPAPTKN, translated from the coding sequence ATGGACAACAAGCGACGCCTGGTGGTGACCGCGGTGAACTCGGGCCAGTCTCAGTCCGCCATCGCTCGCCGCTACGGCGTATCCCAGAGTTGGATCTCCAAGCTGATGGCCCGCTATCGGCTCGAGGGCGAGGCCGCATTCGTCCCACGCTCGCGGCGCCCCCACACCACGCCGAGGGCCACCGATGCCGAGGTCGTGGAGCTGATCGTGGCCATCCGCGCCCGCCTGTCGCGTGCTGGCCTGGACTGCGGCGCCGAAACGATCGCCTGGCACCTGGGCCACACCCACCACATCGAGGTCCACCGGGCCACGATCCACCGGATCCTGACCCGCGCCGGGCTCATCACCGCCGAGCCGAAGAAGCGACCGAAGTCCTCCTACGTGCGTTTCGAAGCCGCGCAGCCGAACGAGTGCTGGCAATCGGACTTCACCCACTACCGCCTCACCCGCCCCAGCGGACGCGCCGGCGCCGACACCGAGATCATCACCTGGCTCGATGACCACTCCCGCGCCGTGCTGCACCTGAGCGCCCACAAAGCGATCACCTCCACCATCGTGGCCGCCACCTTCGCCCAGACCGCCCGCGAACACGGCTACCCCGCCTCCACCCTGACCGACAACGGCCTGGTCTACACCGTGCGCCTGGCCAGCAAGAAGCGCCGCGGTGGACGCACCGCACTGGAGACCGAACTGCACCGCCGCGGCATCATCCAGAAGAACGGCAAGCCTGGCCACCCCACCACCCAGGGCAAAGTCGAGCGCTTCCAGCAGACCCTCAAGAAGTGGCTACGCGCCCGCCCCGACCAGCCCACCACCATCACCGCCCTGCAAGCGCTGCTCGATGAGTTCACCACCGAGTACAACCACCGACGCCCCCACCGGTCTCTACCCCACCGGGCAACCCCGGCCACCGCCTACACCACCCGCCCCAAGGCCACCCCCGCCACCACACCCGGCGAACCTCACCACCGCGTGCGCCACGACCGCGTCGATACCGCCGGCAAAGTCACCCTCCGCCACGGCGGCACCCTCCACCACATCGGCATCGGACGAACCCACGCCCGAACCCCCGTGATCCTCCTCATCGCCGACCTCGACATCACCATCATCAATGCCGCCACCGGCGAGATCCTGCGCGAGCTCACCCTCGACCCCACCAAGCGCTACCAACCCACCGGACGCCCCCCAGGACCAGCCCCCACAAAGAACTAG
- a CDS encoding histidine phosphatase family protein: MTAGTVIFWRHGQTDYNLEGRLQGQVDTPLNETGRQQAKVAATALAQAGPTAILTSDLGRAVVTAQALGEQTGLPVRSEAGVRERSFGQWEGLTHPEVEAGWPEQFQVWQSGGHPQGVGAETRREVGHRVAQAVADAAQALSASDVLVVTSHGAAISCGISALLGQDAEQWRGITGVGNCHWSVLHHAGDGHPGWRLAAHNVGVPDLDFAPAARIV; encoded by the coding sequence GTGACCGCCGGCACGGTCATCTTCTGGCGCCACGGGCAAACGGACTACAACCTCGAGGGACGCTTGCAGGGGCAGGTCGACACGCCCCTCAACGAGACCGGCCGGCAGCAGGCCAAGGTCGCTGCCACGGCGCTCGCCCAGGCCGGCCCGACGGCGATCCTCACCTCGGACCTGGGGCGCGCCGTGGTGACCGCCCAGGCGCTCGGGGAACAGACCGGGCTGCCGGTGCGCTCCGAGGCAGGGGTGCGCGAGCGCAGTTTCGGGCAGTGGGAGGGGCTGACTCACCCGGAGGTCGAGGCAGGCTGGCCGGAGCAGTTCCAGGTGTGGCAGAGCGGGGGTCACCCGCAGGGTGTCGGCGCCGAGACCCGCCGTGAGGTTGGTCACAGGGTGGCGCAGGCCGTGGCGGACGCGGCCCAGGCCCTGAGCGCCTCGGACGTGCTCGTGGTGACCTCCCACGGAGCGGCGATCTCGTGCGGGATCTCCGCCCTGCTGGGGCAGGACGCCGAGCAGTGGCGCGGCATCACGGGGGTGGGCAACTGCCACTGGTCGGTGTTGCACCACGCCGGCGACGGTCACCCGGGCTGGCGGCTCGCCGCGCACAACGTCGGCGTACCGGACCTCGATTTCGCACCAGCGGCACGGATCGTCTAG
- the rsfS gene encoding ribosome silencing factor gives MPADDRSRHLAAVAARAATGIKAREIIALDVSEQLVLTDVFVVASGSTERQVRSIVEAVEEAMRAEGVKAVRKEGASEGRWVLLDFTDIIVHVQHEEDRVFYALERLWKDCPIVELPDDARGETGPDQAP, from the coding sequence GTGCCCGCTGACGATCGTTCCCGCCATCTCGCCGCCGTCGCGGCCCGCGCCGCCACGGGCATCAAGGCCCGCGAGATCATCGCCCTCGACGTCTCCGAACAGCTGGTGCTCACGGACGTCTTCGTGGTGGCCTCGGGCTCGACCGAGCGCCAGGTCCGCTCGATCGTGGAGGCCGTGGAGGAGGCGATGCGGGCCGAGGGCGTCAAGGCCGTCCGTAAGGAGGGTGCCTCGGAGGGCCGCTGGGTGCTGCTGGACTTCACCGACATCATCGTCCACGTCCAGCACGAGGAGGACCGGGTGTTCTACGCCCTGGAGCGGCTCTGGAAGGACTGCCCGATCGTCGAGCTGCCCGATGACGCCCGCGGCGAGACCGGCCCGGACCAGGCTCCGTGA
- the nadD gene encoding nicotinate-nucleotide adenylyltransferase, with protein MIAATRGPARVGIMGGTFDPIHHGHLVAASEVADEYHLDEVVFVPTGAQPFKLDREVTRAEHRYLMSVIATASNPRFSVSRVDIDRPGTTFTIDTLRDLHAVYPDAELFFITGADALGQILKWKDSDALWDLAHFVGVTRPGHQFETENLPSGEYSVQEIPAMAISSTDCRERVQAGKAVWYLVPDGVVQYIGKHGLYVDPTTYQSPEERP; from the coding sequence ATGATCGCCGCCACCCGCGGCCCCGCTCGCGTGGGCATCATGGGCGGCACGTTCGACCCCATCCATCACGGCCACCTCGTCGCTGCCAGCGAGGTGGCGGACGAGTACCACCTCGACGAGGTCGTCTTCGTCCCCACCGGGGCGCAGCCGTTCAAGCTCGACCGCGAGGTCACCCGCGCCGAGCACCGGTACCTGATGTCGGTGATCGCCACCGCGTCCAACCCGCGCTTCTCGGTCTCGCGGGTCGATATCGACCGCCCTGGCACGACGTTCACGATCGACACCCTGCGCGATCTGCACGCGGTCTACCCGGACGCCGAGTTGTTCTTCATCACCGGGGCCGACGCCCTGGGGCAGATCCTGAAGTGGAAGGACTCCGACGCGCTCTGGGACCTCGCGCACTTCGTGGGCGTGACACGGCCCGGCCACCAGTTCGAGACCGAGAACCTGCCCTCGGGGGAGTACTCGGTGCAGGAGATCCCGGCGATGGCGATCTCCTCGACCGACTGCCGCGAGCGGGTGCAGGCCGGCAAGGCCGTCTGGTATCTGGTGCCGGACGGCGTGGTGCAATACATCGGCAAGCACGGGCTCTACGTCGATCCCACCACCTACCAATCACCGGAGGAACGCCCATGA
- a CDS encoding glutamate-5-semialdehyde dehydrogenase: protein MSVETAAQVTDEQASEGVRHLAEAAKVASRALRSATTATKNQALHTLADALVAETEQILTANAVDVERESAAGMSPGLVDRLRLTGERIEAIADALRELAALPDPVGEVVRGQTLPNGLTVRQVRVPMGVVGMIYEARPNVTVDAAGLALKSGNAVLLRGGSAAASSNETIVAVLGDALEQVGLPRELIQSVDAYGRAGARALMRARGLVDVLIPRGGAGLIQTVVTESQVPVIETGVGNCHLYVDATADVGQAVAILLNAKTQRVGVCNAVETLLVHADAAETFLPAAMSALSQAGVHVHGDEIALGHAGPTAQVSPATEEDWAREYLSMDLAVRVVPGLDEALEHIRTWSSGHTEAILSNDVGAVQRFTSELDSAALLVNASTRFTDGGQLGLGAEIGISTQKLHARGPMGLAELTTTTWIVQGEGHVRP, encoded by the coding sequence ATGAGCGTGGAGACTGCGGCCCAGGTCACCGACGAGCAGGCGAGCGAGGGTGTCCGCCACCTCGCCGAGGCGGCGAAGGTCGCCTCCCGCGCCCTGCGCAGCGCCACCACCGCCACGAAGAACCAGGCTCTGCACACCCTCGCCGACGCCCTCGTGGCCGAGACCGAGCAGATCCTGACCGCCAACGCGGTCGACGTCGAGCGCGAGAGCGCCGCCGGGATGAGCCCGGGACTCGTCGACCGGCTCCGGCTGACGGGGGAGCGGATCGAGGCCATCGCGGACGCGCTGCGTGAGCTCGCCGCACTACCCGACCCGGTAGGCGAGGTGGTGCGCGGCCAGACGCTGCCGAACGGACTCACGGTCCGCCAGGTGCGGGTGCCGATGGGCGTCGTCGGGATGATCTACGAGGCCCGGCCCAATGTCACGGTCGACGCTGCCGGTCTCGCCCTCAAGAGCGGTAATGCCGTGCTGCTGCGCGGTGGGTCGGCCGCGGCGAGCAGCAACGAGACGATCGTGGCGGTCCTCGGGGACGCGCTGGAGCAGGTCGGCCTGCCGCGCGAGCTGATCCAGTCCGTGGACGCCTACGGCCGCGCCGGGGCCCGGGCGCTGATGCGCGCCCGCGGACTGGTCGACGTGCTCATCCCGCGCGGTGGCGCGGGACTCATCCAGACGGTGGTGACCGAGTCGCAGGTGCCGGTGATCGAGACCGGGGTGGGCAACTGCCACCTGTATGTGGACGCCACCGCCGATGTCGGCCAGGCGGTCGCGATCCTCCTCAATGCCAAGACGCAGCGGGTGGGGGTCTGCAACGCCGTCGAGACGTTGCTCGTGCACGCCGACGCCGCCGAGACCTTCCTTCCCGCGGCGATGTCGGCGCTGTCCCAGGCCGGGGTGCACGTGCACGGCGACGAGATCGCCCTGGGCCACGCCGGCCCGACGGCGCAGGTCAGCCCCGCCACCGAGGAGGACTGGGCGAGGGAGTACCTCAGCATGGACCTCGCGGTGCGGGTGGTGCCCGGGCTGGACGAGGCGCTGGAGCACATCCGCACCTGGTCCTCCGGCCACACCGAAGCGATCCTCAGCAACGACGTCGGCGCCGTGCAGCGCTTCACCTCCGAGCTGGACTCGGCGGCGCTGCTGGTCAACGCCTCCACGCGCTTCACCGACGGCGGCCAGCTCGGACTGGGGGCCGAGATCGGGATCTCCACCCAGAAGCTCCACGCGCGCGGCCCGATGGGCCTCGCCGAGCTGACCACCACCACGTGGATCGTGCAGGGCGAGGGACACGTACGCCCCTGA
- a CDS encoding SRPBCC family protein produces the protein MTPTTITVSRLVSADPEQAFAAWVEPAQMAQWWWPQWPDTEYELDARPGGEYRIVSAAAGVGVTGRFTVVDPPLRLAMTWLWISDDEAPGEGATDTVEVSFVPTEGGTVVTVLHTSTTHVADGGAEQGWNDVLDRLPGRRQR, from the coding sequence ATGACACCGACGACGATCACGGTCTCGCGCCTCGTGAGTGCTGACCCCGAGCAGGCGTTCGCCGCCTGGGTCGAGCCTGCGCAGATGGCACAGTGGTGGTGGCCGCAGTGGCCCGACACCGAGTACGAGCTCGACGCCCGGCCGGGTGGGGAGTACCGGATCGTGAGCGCTGCCGCCGGTGTGGGCGTCACCGGCCGGTTCACCGTGGTCGACCCTCCGCTCCGTCTCGCCATGACATGGCTCTGGATCTCCGACGACGAGGCCCCCGGCGAGGGCGCCACGGACACCGTGGAGGTGAGCTTCGTCCCGACCGAGGGCGGAACGGTGGTCACCGTGCTGCACACCTCCACCACGCACGTCGCCGACGGCGGCGCCGAACAGGGGTGGAATGACGTCTTGGACCGGCTCCCCGGCCGGCGACAGCGCTGA
- a CDS encoding ArsR/SmtB family transcription factor encodes MTSTALLDPAATAIANEARRRMLDRLAAGPATVTELAEILGISGPAVLRHLDRLTEGGLVTRTKSGRSVTVEIVPGSLDALVMWATSTRLFWSNHLDRFAAHMNSTTSGKDRS; translated from the coding sequence ATGACATCCACGGCGCTCCTCGACCCGGCGGCGACCGCGATCGCGAACGAGGCCCGCCGGCGGATGCTCGACCGACTCGCCGCCGGCCCCGCCACCGTCACCGAGCTCGCCGAGATTCTCGGCATCAGCGGCCCCGCCGTGCTGCGTCACCTGGACCGGCTGACCGAGGGTGGGCTCGTCACCCGGACCAAGTCCGGCCGCAGCGTCACCGTGGAGATCGTCCCGGGCAGCCTCGACGCACTCGTGATGTGGGCCACCTCGACCCGCTTGTTCTGGAGCAACCATCTCGACCGGTTCGCGGCACACATGAACTCGACGACGTCCGGGAAGGACCGGTCATGA
- a CDS encoding MFS transporter: MSPLRSYRNLFSLTGVVYILVAFLARLPVAMSQIGALLLVSAATGSYGAGGAAAGATAVVNAVASPVAGALTDRIGQRPVLLVQSLVGTAGLVWLVLAASSYTSGDPWWPLVLIAGASGAFLPQVGTLARVRWRPIARRSGRSEQPLVDAAFSYEGAADEASFVLGPAVVGLVAAMLNPSAALIAAGVLLGLFGTWFAVHPTAAVVPRRDATVSREPLPAVLVVLVLAQLTIGMIFGSVQAGASVLATQAGEPGLTGLLHALLGIGSVTAGLAVVAVPDVFRYENRLRVFTVALALLSMPLLLVGSIATLVPVLVVLGLAIAPSMITTFTLAERINPPSRLGGAMTLLAAATGLGYALGSSTAGRLADWGGYTPAFAVTIVGASLAAIISLVGARGLRRAQGARRAQSVDVDENT, from the coding sequence ATGTCCCCCCTGCGTTCCTACCGGAACCTCTTCTCGCTGACCGGCGTGGTCTACATCCTCGTGGCATTCCTCGCCCGGCTGCCGGTGGCGATGTCCCAGATCGGCGCGCTGCTGCTGGTCTCGGCCGCCACCGGCTCCTACGGCGCCGGCGGCGCGGCCGCGGGCGCGACCGCGGTGGTCAACGCCGTCGCCTCCCCGGTCGCGGGGGCGCTGACCGACCGGATCGGGCAGCGGCCGGTCCTGCTGGTGCAGTCGCTGGTCGGGACCGCCGGGCTGGTCTGGCTCGTGCTGGCCGCCTCCTCCTACACCTCCGGCGACCCCTGGTGGCCGCTGGTGCTCATCGCCGGGGCGAGCGGGGCATTCCTGCCGCAGGTGGGCACCCTGGCCCGGGTGCGCTGGCGCCCGATCGCGCGCCGGTCCGGCCGGTCCGAGCAACCGCTGGTCGATGCCGCGTTCTCCTACGAGGGGGCGGCCGACGAGGCGAGCTTCGTGCTCGGCCCGGCGGTGGTCGGCCTGGTGGCGGCGATGCTCAACCCGTCGGCCGCTCTGATCGCCGCCGGTGTGCTGCTGGGACTGTTCGGCACCTGGTTCGCCGTGCACCCCACGGCCGCCGTTGTGCCCCGGCGCGATGCCACGGTGAGCCGGGAGCCGCTGCCGGCCGTGCTCGTGGTGCTCGTACTCGCCCAGCTGACCATCGGGATGATCTTCGGCTCAGTTCAGGCAGGCGCCTCGGTGCTGGCCACGCAGGCGGGGGAGCCGGGGCTGACCGGGCTGCTGCACGCGCTGCTCGGGATCGGCTCGGTGACGGCCGGCCTGGCGGTGGTGGCCGTGCCGGATGTGTTCCGGTACGAGAACCGGCTGCGGGTGTTCACGGTGGCGCTGGCGCTGCTGAGCATGCCGCTGCTGCTCGTGGGCTCGATCGCCACGCTGGTGCCGGTGCTGGTGGTGCTCGGGCTGGCGATCGCCCCCTCGATGATCACCACCTTCACGCTGGCCGAGCGGATCAACCCACCCAGCCGCCTGGGCGGGGCGATGACACTGCTGGCCGCGGCCACGGGCCTGGGCTACGCCCTCGGGTCGAGCACGGCCGGCCGCCTGGCCGACTGGGGCGGCTACACGCCGGCGTTCGCGGTGACGATCGTGGGGGCCTCGCTGGCCGCCATCATCTCGCTGGTGGGGGCACGCGGGCTGCGCCGGGCCCAGGGTGCGCGACGGGCGCAGTCCGTCGACGTCGACGAGAACACTTAA
- a CDS encoding LLM class flavin-dependent oxidoreductase — translation MPATATLPTSLISLDLSGAGAPREWRRAEDSDAESFIMGRLAGLASLADKGGVDLLTLDETFHHAGVRRRDDWLDGAVAASRLSRHTSRATLVATVPLGSHRPEHVAGAVASVHRASAGRAGWQLEVAASGARSLRAVESVITGWPTAQRGSAVAARPQVVVPVRTSVDGELAAARADVARLSVATLEEARAARTAIREAAVEWGRDADDVQVLVDVHTLISADAPSARARWDLLTSLEEQPRPVPLRSIGTATDLADLWAQWVHAGAADGFTVIPASVPTDVVALVQDVVPLLQARGLRGPRAAAVETAAAGRRRVSAARARVTA, via the coding sequence ATGCCTGCTACGGCCACCCTGCCCACCTCGCTGATCTCCCTCGACCTGTCCGGCGCCGGCGCACCCCGTGAGTGGCGCCGTGCCGAGGACTCCGACGCCGAGTCCTTCATCATGGGCCGCCTCGCCGGCCTGGCCTCGCTGGCCGACAAGGGCGGCGTCGACCTGCTCACCCTGGACGAGACCTTCCACCACGCCGGTGTGCGCCGCCGCGACGACTGGCTCGACGGTGCCGTGGCCGCCTCCCGGCTGTCCCGCCACACCTCCCGCGCGACCCTGGTCGCCACCGTCCCGCTCGGCAGCCACCGACCCGAGCACGTCGCCGGCGCCGTGGCCAGCGTGCACCGCGCCTCCGCCGGCCGGGCCGGCTGGCAGCTCGAGGTGGCCGCCTCCGGCGCCCGGAGCCTGCGGGCCGTCGAGTCCGTCATCACCGGATGGCCGACGGCGCAGCGGGGGTCCGCCGTGGCGGCCCGCCCGCAGGTGGTCGTCCCCGTGCGCACCTCGGTCGACGGCGAGCTCGCCGCCGCCCGTGCCGACGTCGCCCGCCTGAGCGTGGCCACGCTGGAGGAGGCCCGTGCAGCACGTACCGCCATCCGGGAGGCGGCGGTGGAGTGGGGCCGCGACGCCGATGACGTGCAGGTACTGGTGGATGTGCACACCCTGATCTCGGCGGATGCGCCCAGCGCGCGCGCCCGCTGGGACCTCCTCACCTCGCTCGAGGAGCAGCCGCGCCCGGTGCCGCTGCGCTCGATCGGGACCGCCACCGACCTGGCCGACCTGTGGGCGCAGTGGGTCCACGCCGGTGCGGCCGACGGGTTCACCGTCATCCCCGCCTCGGTGCCCACCGACGTCGTCGCCCTGGTGCAGGACGTGGTGCCGCTGCTGCAGGCACGCGGACTGCGGGGCCCGCGCGCGGCGGCGGTGGAGACCGCTGCCGCCGGACGCCGCCGCGTGAGCGCCGCGCGCGCTCGGGTCACCGCCTGA
- a CDS encoding CHAT domain-containing protein, which translates to MTQVLAGGAPETAATLHAEARRAANGGDLPEAERLLHRARRCATSAEEIARIEGTLAFVEVEQGRAEEGLARCVTAYQGARSGTAEHAVLAGQLGTIRFVRGETEAAIELFSTALETLVGEERCRMLLNRGTAHLTVAAYDAARRDFEEGARGPNPVSAAKCAHNLGYVHLLRGELVDALRRMDQARLGLADLGPAVTATLDIDRAEALDAAGLRGEAVALLRQVAARLAETDLWRLQGDVDLHLARRLEGEDARWAAERAVRRFVQHENAVEADEARAVGLLLRCRTTSPPEAGVLDGLADRLGAAGRSHTATALRMRASGLRGREPVPPGPEAPLTVRLLAGEVSAELALGSGNTGAALAAASDAIDELDRWQRGIGSLELQSVSRRVGARVIRLGQRAAWLSGDAQHLLTWSERARELVARVPATRPPEQLGDLLADLRRLGPDGDPDRRRRLVEEIRHGRWLTAGELGTRGTTSTVTVAEVRQAAGPGRYVSLMEIEGRLIALTLGDREDILDLGAWGEMDRLLGGLGADLTMAAQLRAPVVRAALRERIEGLDRLLAPALHGAGALTITAPAVMARMPWGQLPSTAGVPVTVPTSASAWLRQAAPRPIHGVGVVVGPGTRTGSAEADLVRRRWHTRPVREGEDCHDAEILAADVDLLHVSAHGQDREAHPLFASLTLTDGDLFGHDVELYPRVPPVVVLSACGAAGGSLGMARAWLHAGARTVVAAPADICEDAALERFGALHAALAVGRTPAAAAALAFGTDALDCAVQCYGAG; encoded by the coding sequence GTGACCCAGGTGCTCGCAGGCGGTGCGCCCGAGACCGCCGCCACCCTCCATGCCGAGGCCAGGCGCGCGGCCAACGGCGGTGACCTCCCCGAGGCGGAGCGCCTGCTCCACCGGGCGCGCCGGTGCGCCACGAGCGCGGAGGAGATCGCGCGGATCGAGGGCACCCTGGCGTTCGTCGAGGTGGAGCAGGGCCGGGCCGAGGAGGGCCTGGCCCGGTGCGTGACCGCCTACCAGGGAGCCCGGAGCGGGACGGCGGAGCACGCCGTGCTGGCCGGCCAGCTCGGCACGATCCGGTTCGTGCGCGGGGAGACCGAGGCCGCGATCGAGCTCTTCAGCACGGCTCTGGAGACGCTGGTGGGGGAGGAGCGCTGCCGCATGCTCCTCAACCGAGGGACTGCACACCTGACCGTCGCCGCCTACGACGCCGCGCGCCGCGACTTCGAGGAGGGGGCGAGGGGCCCGAACCCGGTCTCGGCCGCCAAGTGCGCCCACAACCTCGGCTACGTGCACCTGCTGCGCGGGGAGCTGGTGGACGCCCTGCGCCGGATGGACCAGGCACGCCTCGGTCTGGCCGACCTCGGTCCGGCCGTGACCGCCACGCTCGACATCGACCGCGCCGAGGCACTGGATGCCGCCGGCCTGCGCGGAGAGGCGGTCGCCCTGCTGCGGCAGGTGGCCGCACGGCTGGCGGAGACCGACCTGTGGCGGCTGCAGGGGGACGTCGACCTGCACCTGGCGCGCCGGCTCGAGGGCGAGGACGCCCGGTGGGCGGCCGAGCGTGCCGTGCGCCGCTTCGTCCAGCACGAGAACGCCGTCGAGGCGGACGAGGCGCGCGCCGTCGGGCTGCTGCTGAGGTGCCGCACCACCTCGCCCCCGGAGGCGGGTGTGCTGGACGGGCTCGCCGATCGCCTCGGGGCGGCGGGACGTTCCCACACCGCCACCGCCCTGCGGATGCGTGCCAGCGGTCTACGAGGCCGGGAGCCGGTGCCGCCCGGTCCGGAGGCACCGCTGACCGTGCGCCTGCTCGCCGGAGAGGTCTCGGCCGAGCTGGCGCTCGGATCGGGGAACACCGGCGCGGCACTGGCGGCGGCCTCGGACGCCATCGACGAGCTGGACCGGTGGCAACGCGGGATCGGCAGCCTCGAGCTGCAGTCGGTGAGCAGGCGGGTGGGGGCGCGGGTGATCCGCCTGGGGCAGCGGGCCGCCTGGCTCAGCGGGGACGCCCAGCACCTGCTCACGTGGTCGGAACGGGCGCGCGAGCTGGTGGCGCGGGTACCGGCGACGCGTCCGCCCGAACAGCTCGGCGATCTCCTTGCCGACCTGCGCCGGCTCGGCCCCGACGGGGATCCGGACCGGCGGCGCCGGCTGGTGGAGGAGATCCGGCACGGCCGCTGGCTGACCGCCGGGGAGCTGGGCACGAGAGGCACGACCAGCACTGTGACGGTGGCGGAGGTACGGCAGGCGGCGGGGCCAGGGCGCTACGTGAGCCTGATGGAGATCGAGGGCCGGCTGATCGCCCTCACCCTCGGTGACCGCGAGGACATCCTCGATCTCGGTGCCTGGGGCGAGATGGATCGCCTTCTCGGCGGTCTCGGTGCGGACCTGACGATGGCGGCCCAGCTGCGCGCACCGGTGGTCCGTGCTGCGCTCCGGGAGCGGATCGAAGGCCTGGACCGGCTCCTCGCTCCGGCGTTGCACGGCGCCGGCGCGCTGACGATCACCGCACCGGCGGTGATGGCCCGGATGCCGTGGGGGCAGCTGCCGAGCACCGCCGGTGTGCCGGTGACCGTGCCGACCTCGGCGAGCGCGTGGCTGCGCCAGGCCGCGCCCCGGCCGATCCACGGTGTCGGGGTGGTCGTCGGGCCCGGGACCCGCACCGGGAGCGCGGAGGCGGACCTGGTGCGCCGGCGATGGCACACCCGCCCCGTGCGGGAGGGGGAGGACTGCCACGACGCCGAGATCCTCGCCGCCGACGTGGACCTGCTGCACGTGAGCGCCCACGGTCAGGACCGGGAGGCGCACCCGCTCTTCGCCTCCCTCACCCTGACCGATGGCGACCTGTTCGGTCACGATGTCGAGCTCTACCCGCGGGTGCCCCCGGTGGTCGTGCTCTCGGCCTGCGGCGCCGCCGGGGGTTCGCTCGGGATGGCCCGGGCCTGGCTGCACGCGGGCGCCCGGACGGTGGTGGCGGCGCCGGCGGACATCTGCGAGGACGCCGCGCTGGAACGGTTCGGCGCCCTGCACGCGGCGCTCGCAGTCGGGCGGACGCCCGCCGCGGCGGCCGCGCTCGCGTTCGGCACGGACGCCCTCGACTGTGCGGTCCAGTGCTACGGAGCCGGCTGA